GGTAAGTGTTTATGAAAATATGTATCGTAACAGGTGGTAGTGGAGGACATATCTATCCTGCATTAACCTTTGCGGATTACGCAAAAGAAAACTCAGATACCAGTATATTCTTTATTGGAAATCAAGACCGAATGGAATCACGGATTATCCCTGAAGCAGGGTATCCGTTTTTCGCGATTCACAACAAAGGGCTTCAAGGAAGTGTTTTGGATAAAGTAAAAGCAGTTGCGGGTCAATTCAGTGCAATTTCAGAAGCACGAAAGATTCTTAAAGAACAAAAACCTGATCTTCTCTTTGCATTCGGAGGGTACGTAACTTTACCCTGTGTTCTCGCAGCACATCGCTTGAATATACCTGTTGTACTTCATGAACAAAATGCTTATGTAGGCAAAGCAAACAAGATGGCTGCACGCTATGCACGCGCAATAATCACCTGTTATGACAAGGCTTTTGAGGGTGTTGAAAGTGTTTATCAATACGGAAATCCCCGCGGTGCCATTGATCCAAAACAAATTGATTCCAAACATGAAATGAAACGATTGGGTATAAAAGATACTGATGCCATCGTGTTATATGTGATGGGATCACAAGGTGCTCAAACAATGAATGATGTGATGGTCGATCTGATTCCAAAAGTTAAGGACAAACCGTATAAACTTGTGGTATCAACTGGAGCAAATGAGTATCAATCGTTTATCAGACGGATTGAACAGGTTCCTTCAAATGTCATAGTTGAACCATTTGTTGATCAAAAGGCTTTGTTGGGTGTCACTGATTTAGTTGTTGCGCGTTCTGGTGCGACAACAATCGCTGAGCTTGCTGCTTTTAAAACCCCATCAATCTTAATCCCAAGTCCGTATGTTGCAAACAACCATCAACTCTATAATGCAAAAGCTTTGGAGGATAAAGGTGCCTGTGTTTTAATTGAAGAAGATCGTGTAAAAACAGACGTGTTAATGGATGCAATTGACGATCTTATGGGTGATTCGATTAAACTTAAGGCGATTGGAACCGCTGTTTCGACCTTTGCTCGACCTGATGCCAATCAAAGAATCCTAGCGCTTCTTAAAACGATAGGTGCCTAGTATGAGTAGACGTAGAGTACATGAAGAGCAAGAGTCTCATGTAGAGAAAGTTCAAAAGGAGCTGCTTGCGAAAAAGAAGCTTGCGCGAAAACGTCGTCGTAAACGCATCATGCGACGCATTATGTTCATTTTAGTATTTGTTTTAGTGATATCGGGTATTGTATATGTCGATAACCAACCATTCTCACGGGTGTCTTCGGTGGATGTCGTTGGCAATAATTACATTAATAGTGATATAATACTTAATGAGAGTAATGTAGAGATTGGAGACCGTCTGATTTTTACACTTTCGCATTTCGTAAATCGGCGCATATCAAATATTCCCGGTGTTGCATTAAGTGAAACAAACGTGTATTATACTAAAGGGAAAGTTGTTTTGAATGTCAAAGAAAAAGAAGTTGTTGCATATCTTGCAGAAGGACCTACCGTTTTATTTGCGGATAATGCGCTGTATGTAACTGCATCAAATTCCTATGCTGACTTTCCATTGCTTGTTGGATTTACAAATGATATCATCAACGCTCATCCAGAATTTGCTGATAAGTTATCTCGGATTGAAAAAACAGCATTCTACAATATATCTGAGATTCATTATGAAGTAAATGAGTTTGAAACGCTTTATATGCGATTTGTTATGAACAACGGATTTAAAGTGTTTACGAGTGTTGAAAACATGATGTTGATGAATCATTATACTGAGATAGTATCCAGTGTAATGAACGGAGATCATCCGGATAATCGATGTATTTATTTCCTCGATTATTATGAGGATGTCCCAGACTCACAGGTTTCGATTGCGAAACCATGCGGGGGTAATCAGTAAAATGGAGGAGGTTTATCATGTCAATTGAGAAACAAAATGAATTTGGTTCAATTAATATTACAAACGAAGCAATAGCTATGTTAGCAGGTGGCGTTGTCACCGAATGTTATGGTGTTGTGGGAATGGCATCACAAAAATTCTTTAAAGATGGATTTGCCGAGCTATTAAAAGGTGAAAATTACTCCAAAGGGGTTGAAGTAATTGGATCAGACGAAGGATTTGAACTTAACCTTTATCTTGTATTAAGCTATAATGTTAAGATTTCCGAAGTCGTGTTAGAAGTTCAAAAGAAAGTTAAATACATGTTAGAGAAAACGTTACAAATCAATCTAAAATCTGTAAATGTTTTCGTACAGGGAATAAAGGTTGTGAAGTAATATGACATTGAATATAAATGGTGATTTATTTTTAAAAATGCTTGAAAGCGGAGCAAATAATCTATCAAACAAACATCACGAAATTAACGCTTTAAATGTTTTTCCTGTGCCAGATGGTGATACAGGAACAAATATGAATTTAACATTCACCAATGGGTTAAGCGAAGCACGAAAGATTGTTTCGTCAAACATTGGGGATGTATCGAAAACATTATCCCGTGGACTCTTAATGGGTGCACGCGGAAATTCAGGGGTAATCTTATCTCAAATATTCAGAGGGTTTGCGCAATCCGTAGAGTCACTGAAAGAAGCTGATTTAAAAGCAATTGCAAATGCTTTTCAAAATGGAAAGACAGTTGCTTATAAAGCAGTTATGCGTCCTGTAGAAGGAACCATCCTTACGGTACTACGTGAAAGTGCTCAAGCTGCATACGATTGGACCTTACTCAATCAATCCGCTACACTTGAAGAGTACTTCGAAGTATTACTTGCTGAAGCAAACAAGTCACTTGAACATACACCTGAACTTTTACCAGTTCTTAAAGAAGTTGGTGTTGTTGACAGTGGTGGCGCAGGATATGTTGCAGTAATTGAAGGTTTTTTATCTGCGCTTAAGGGTGAAATTATTGAAGCCCATGAAGTATCAGAAGATCTTGCATCTGCTGGTGCAAATATGGAAAGTGACGAGTTTGGATACTGTACAGAATTTATTGTTCAACTGGATCCAAATGCATCACGCTATGATGAACAAACATTCAGATCCGAACTTGAATCTTTAGGGAATTCAATTGTTGTTGTAACGGATGAAGACCTTGTTAAAGTTCACGTTCATACATTAAAACCAGGAAATGCATTGAATCTTGGGCAACGTTATGGAGAATTCCTAAAACTGAAGATTGAGAACATGACTGAGCAACACCATACAATCATGGAATCGGATGTTCCTCATGCAACAAAACCGGTTGCAAAAGAACATTCAAAATATGCGATTGTTTCAGTTGCAGCTGGAGATGGTATTGTTGAATTGTTTAATGAATTGCGTGCTGAGTATATTATCAGTGGTGGTCAAACTATGAATCCTTCAACTGAAGATTTCATTGAAATGATTAATACAATTGATGCTGATCATATTATTGTCTTGCCAAATAATTCAAATATTATTATGGCTGCAAAACAAGCACAGGATTTACTTGAAGATAAAGATATTCGTGTACTTGAAACAAAATCAATTCCTCAAGGACTAGCAGCATGTGTTATGTTCAACCCTGAGGTTGATATTGACGAAAACATTCAAGAAATGGTTGAAGCAATTCAACACACTAAGACAGGTCAAGTAACCTACGCAATTAAAGATACTGTTTTTGATTCCATTGAGATTAAAGCAAATGATTTCATGGGAATTCTTGAAAAAGATATTGTTGTATCAGGTCAAGATAAACAAGAAATCACGAAACGCCTTATTGATCAATTAATTGATGATGACAGTGCACTTGTGACATTACTTGCAGGTGAAGATACAACAGAAGATCAACTGAATGATCTTGTCGCTTACATTGAATCAACATTTGATGTAGAAGTTGAAGCTCATTTTGGAGATCAACCAGTTTACGCTTACATTATTGGTGTTGAATAATTATTAATATCATAAGTAATTAAAGAACTTAACACTTCATGTTAGGTTCTTTTCATTTCATCTCTTCTAATTTATATAGGAGTTAAGACGTGCTTATGCATATTTAAGGTTAAGGTAAAAATAACGCTATAATATGCACAAGTAAACAATACAAAAACTGAGAAGAGAATCCATTATTTTTAAAATGTTGTGTCTTGAATTAAGTCACTTTATCACTTAACATATACATAGAGTTAATTAAGTAAAAGATAAGAAGGGATTGGAGTTATACTCTAATTGTGAGACTATGAAATATCTAACCGAAAAACAACAAGCCATCGTTCATGATTTAGGGTATGAAAATGACCTCGATTTTTTAAATCATTTTCCGTTTCGCTATGAATATCGCGTCACTATTCCATTTAATGAATGGAAAGAAGGCGATGAGGTTGTATTTGAAGGGACGTTATTATCTGCTTTCAAAAGTTATCGTTTTGGCAAAAATCAAACGCGTACAACATTTGAAGTCCTAGTAGATGAAGAGATTATCAGCGTTGTGATTTTTAACCGTCCGTATTTAAAACAAGAACATTATGCACAACGTATTATTGTTCACGGTACTTATAATGGTAAATTTAAGTTTTTAGCAAAATCAGTCACAAATCAACCCCTTGAACAACAACTTGGAATTAAACCAGTCTATGCCACAAAGCAAGGCATTAAACAATTCGAAATTACACGGCTAATCCAAAAGATTTTAAACCATGTTGAGCTTAAAGATATCATTCCGCAAGATTTTGTTGCAAAGTATCGATTACTGCATCGGCAAACTGCGCTGAAATACCTTCACATGCCTGATAATGATGTGCAAATTCAAGCTGCATATCGCACTTTGAAATATGAAGAATTTTTAATGTATCAATTGTATGGTCAAATGA
This DNA window, taken from Erysipelothrix larvae, encodes the following:
- the murG gene encoding undecaprenyldiphospho-muramoylpentapeptide beta-N-acetylglucosaminyltransferase, which encodes MKICIVTGGSGGHIYPALTFADYAKENSDTSIFFIGNQDRMESRIIPEAGYPFFAIHNKGLQGSVLDKVKAVAGQFSAISEARKILKEQKPDLLFAFGGYVTLPCVLAAHRLNIPVVLHEQNAYVGKANKMAARYARAIITCYDKAFEGVESVYQYGNPRGAIDPKQIDSKHEMKRLGIKDTDAIVLYVMGSQGAQTMNDVMVDLIPKVKDKPYKLVVSTGANEYQSFIRRIEQVPSNVIVEPFVDQKALLGVTDLVVARSGATTIAELAAFKTPSILIPSPYVANNHQLYNAKALEDKGACVLIEEDRVKTDVLMDAIDDLMGDSIKLKAIGTAVSTFARPDANQRILALLKTIGA
- a CDS encoding cell division protein FtsQ/DivIB translates to MSRRRVHEEQESHVEKVQKELLAKKKLARKRRRKRIMRRIMFILVFVLVISGIVYVDNQPFSRVSSVDVVGNNYINSDIILNESNVEIGDRLIFTLSHFVNRRISNIPGVALSETNVYYTKGKVVLNVKEKEVVAYLAEGPTVLFADNALYVTASNSYADFPLLVGFTNDIINAHPEFADKLSRIEKTAFYNISEIHYEVNEFETLYMRFVMNNGFKVFTSVENMMLMNHYTEIVSSVMNGDHPDNRCIYFLDYYEDVPDSQVSIAKPCGGNQ
- a CDS encoding Asp23/Gls24 family envelope stress response protein, producing the protein MSIEKQNEFGSINITNEAIAMLAGGVVTECYGVVGMASQKFFKDGFAELLKGENYSKGVEVIGSDEGFELNLYLVLSYNVKISEVVLEVQKKVKYMLEKTLQINLKSVNVFVQGIKVVK
- a CDS encoding DAK2 domain-containing protein, whose amino-acid sequence is MTLNINGDLFLKMLESGANNLSNKHHEINALNVFPVPDGDTGTNMNLTFTNGLSEARKIVSSNIGDVSKTLSRGLLMGARGNSGVILSQIFRGFAQSVESLKEADLKAIANAFQNGKTVAYKAVMRPVEGTILTVLRESAQAAYDWTLLNQSATLEEYFEVLLAEANKSLEHTPELLPVLKEVGVVDSGGAGYVAVIEGFLSALKGEIIEAHEVSEDLASAGANMESDEFGYCTEFIVQLDPNASRYDEQTFRSELESLGNSIVVVTDEDLVKVHVHTLKPGNALNLGQRYGEFLKLKIENMTEQHHTIMESDVPHATKPVAKEHSKYAIVSVAAGDGIVELFNELRAEYIISGGQTMNPSTEDFIEMINTIDADHIIVLPNNSNIIMAAKQAQDLLEDKDIRVLETKSIPQGLAACVMFNPEVDIDENIQEMVEAIQHTKTGQVTYAIKDTVFDSIEIKANDFMGILEKDIVVSGQDKQEITKRLIDQLIDDDSALVTLLAGEDTTEDQLNDLVAYIESTFDVEVEAHFGDQPVYAYIIGVE